In Aspergillus nidulans FGSC A4 chromosome IV, a single window of DNA contains:
- the pmr1 gene encoding Ca(2+)/Mn(2+)-transporting P-type ATPase PMR1 (transcript_id=CADANIAT00000557), producing MSRSATPALPFHNGQATGSISPLAAPAGGRSNAAPSVSTSTYSQLSPQETADRLQTSLTHGLTPAEAEIRYIRDGPNELPHEEPEPLWLRFLKQFKETLILLLLASAAVSFFMGNLDDAVSITLAVTIVVTVGFVQEYRSEKSLEALNRLVPHHAHLIRDVPSNSPPIVHPTTAIPDDEFELRELRSKSPSSGSVSAAVKASTTVPAAELVPGDLVLFTVGDRIPADIRITAATDLTLDESNLTGENEPVVKYPDAICNQKNIPTSKIVTPPRSPFYDAPASGTVGADLRLNEQHNIAFMGTLVRSGYGQGIVIGTGAKTEFGSISASLQEIESPRTPLQLSMDRLGQELSYISFGVIALIVVVGLIQGRKLLDMFTIGVSLAVAAIPEGLPIIVTVTLALGVLRMASRGAIMRRLPSVETLGSVNVVCSDKTGTLTLNHMTVTKMWHFDCAEPFEVHHDIASLTPGPAARTVLRIGNIANNARLSRVHANSPASASSAAVLSSTDDDASGSMKSRWVGQPTDVAILDLLDAFGEDDVRDRISARVAETPFSSERKWMGVVIGSGVPGDSTAPIGGPSMAYIKGALEQVLARCDTYLTKDGQEVILDERRRQVVRQAAEQMASEGLRVLSFASGAVRESRGRALGSRSGTPSSKVSSGDEDDRYSGLVFAGLVGMNDPPRKDVHKAIRRLMAGGVRVIMITGDAETTAVAIAKKLGMPIVETPGVRNVLCGQEIDRMGTSELSQALSSVSIFARTSPDHKMKIVRALQSRGDVVAMTGDGVNDAPALKKADIGIAMGKLGTDVAKEAADMILTDDDFSTILRAIEQGKGIFYNIQNFITFQLSTSVAALSLVLLSTMFGFKNPLNAMQILWINILMDGPPAQSLGVEPVDPSIMGRPPRPKSARVLTKPLIQRVLTSAFMIMMGTLAIYIYEMGDDDDVLTGKRSRVVTAHDTTMTFTCFVLFDMFNALTCRSEGKSVLRGEISLFGNKMFNYAVLGSLAGQACVIYLPFLQRVFQTEPLNAAHLFKLVCIASTVFWVDEGRKYYQSLQRRRAVGVGYSVNV from the exons ATGTCAAGGTCCGCTACGCCTGCGCTACCTTTCCATAATGGGCAGGCTACTGGCTCCATATCCCCATTGGCAGCGCCCGCAGGAGGGCGATCCAATGCTGCACCCTCA GTGTCGACCTCTACATACTCGCAGTTAAGCCCTCAGGAAACCGCAGACCGTCTGCAAACCTCCCTCACCCATGGCCTCACTCCGGCAGAGGCGGAGATACGATATATACGAGATGGCCCGAATGAATTACCTCACGAAGAACCGGAACCTTTATGGCTTCGATTCCTCAAACAGTTCAAGGAAACGTTAatactcctccttctcgcgtCTGCGGCGGTATCCTTCTTTATGGGAAACCTGGACGATGCGGTTAGCATTACTCTCGCTGTCACGATTGTGGTTACGGTTGGGTTTGTTCAGGAATATCGGTCAGAAAAGTCCTTGGAGGCTCTCAACCGCCTGGTCCCGCACCATGCACACTTGATACGCGACGTGCCCTCGAACTCTCCCCCGATAGTGCACCCTACTACGGCGATTCCAGATGATGAATTCGAGTTGCGGGAGTTGCGCAGCAAGAGTCCGAGCTCGGGTTCGGTTTCCGCAGCCGTCAAAGCATCCACTACAGTGCCTGCCGCAGAACTGGTACCGGGAGATCTGGTTTTGTTCACAGTTGGAGACCGGATCCCAGCTGACATACGGATTACCGCTGCCACGGACCTCACTCTTGACGAGTCTAATCTAACAGGCGAAAATGAACCAGTTGTCAAGTACCCTGACGCGATTTGCAACCAGAAGAACATTCCAACCTCTAAGATTGTGACCCCGCCCCGGTCGCCATTTTACGACGCACCGGCGAGCGGCACTGTCGGTGCAGATTTACGTTTGAACGAGCAGCACAACATTGCTTTTATGGGGACACTGGTTCGGTCCGGATATGGCCAGGGAATCGTCATAGGCACCGGTGCTAAAACGGAGTTTGGCAGCATCTCTGCCTCACTTCAAGAAATTGAGAGCCCACGCACGCCGTTGCAGCTGTCTATGGATCGCCTAGGCCAAGAACTAAGTTATATCTCGTTTGGAGTTATTGCCTTGATTGTCGTTGTAGGCTTGATCCAAGGTCGAAAGCTCCTGGACATGTTCACCATCGGCGTCTCGCTCGCGGTTGCCGCTATTCCGGAAGGTCTTCCAATTATCGTCACTGTTACCCTCGCACTTGGTGTACTGCGCATGGCATCCCGAGGAGCAATTATGCGACGACTCCCGAGTGTTGAGACTCTGGGTTCGGTGAACGTTGTCTGCAGCGATAAGACCGGAACGCTCACACTCAACCACATGACTGTAACAAAAATGTGGCATTTCGACTGCGCTGAGCCCTTTGAGGTACACCACGACATTGCGTCACTAACCCCGGGGCCAGCAGCTCGCACCGTTCTCCGGATTGGCAACATCGCGAACAATGCCCGGCTGTCACGCGTACATGCGAACTCCCCTGCTAGCGCGTCGTCTGCTGCGGTGCTGTCTTCTACCGACGATGACGCGTCAGGGTCGATGAAGAGCAGATGGGTCGGTCAGCCCACTGACGTCGCCATCTTagatctgcttgatgctTTTGGGGAGGACGACGTGCGGGACCGCATAAGTGCCCGGGTTGCAGAAACTCCCTTCAGTTCTGAGCGCAAATGGATGGGCGTAGTTATTGGCAGTGGTGTTCCTGGCGATTCAACTGCTCCAATAGGTGGACCTAGCATGGCCTACATCAAAGGCGCCTTGGAACAGGTGCTGGCGCGTTGTGATACTTACCTTACCAAGGATGGCCAGGAGGTTATATTGGACGAGCGTCGGCGGCAGGTCGTGCGACAGGCTGCGGAACAAATGGCATCAGAAGGACTTAGGGTCCTGTCTTTTGCTAGTGGTGCAGTAAGAGAGTCTAGAGGAAGGGCACTCGGTAGTAGATCCGGTACGCCTTCTTCGAAGGTTAGCTCCGGCGATGAGGACGATCGCTACAGCGGCTTGGTCTTTGCAGGGTTGGTAGGCATGAACGACCCTCCTCGCAAGGACGTGCACAAGGCAATCCGCCGCCTGATGGCCGGCGGCGTACGGGTTATCATGATTACGGGCGATGCCGAAACCACGGCTGTTGCCATTGCGAAGAAGCTCGGGATGCCTATCGTGGAGACTCCTGGAGTACGAAATGTCCTCTGCGGGCAGGAAATTGACCGCATGGGCACATCTGAATTATCTCAGGCGTTATCGTCAGTCTCGATATTTGCTCGCACAAGTCCCGACCATAAAATGAAGATTGTGCGTGCCTTGCAGTCCCGCGGTGATGTCGTCGCGATGACAGGAGACGGCGTGAACGATGCACCCGCATTGAAGAAGGCCGACATTGGAATCGCAATGGGCAAGCTTGGCACGGACGTTGCCAAAGAAGCAGCCGACATGATTCTCACGGACGACGATTTTTCGACCATCCTGCGAGCCATCGAGCAGGGCAAAGGAATCTTCTACAACATCCAGAACTTTATCACGTTCCAACTCAGTACCAGTGTTGCCGCTCTGAGTCTAGTTTTGCTGAGCACCATGTTCGGATTCAAGAACCCGCTAAACGCGATGCAGATTCTGTGGATTA ATATCCTCATGGATGGTCCGCCGGCGCAGTCCCTCGGAGTAGAGCCAGTAGACCCTTCGATCATGGGCCGGCCTCCCCGACCCAAGAGCGCTCGAGTGCTCACGAAACCGCTTATCCAACGGGTCCTCACCTCAGCGTTTATGATTATGATGGGCACTTTGGCCATATACATCTATGAGATgggcgatgatgacgacgtaCTGACGGGAAAGCGCTCCCGAGTAGTGACGGCCCACGACACCACCATGACATTCACGTGCTTCGTCCTGTTCGACATGTTCAACGCATTGACATGTCGCAGCGAAGGCAAATCCGTTCTTCGGGGCGAGATCTCTCTTTTTGGGAACAAGATGTTCAACTATGCCGTGCTGGGCTCGCTTGCCGGCCAGGCTTGTGTCATTTACCTACCGTTCTTGCAGCGGGTGTTCCAAACGGAACCACTAAACGCAGCGCACCTGTTCAAGCTGGTGTGCATTGCCAGCACGGTGTTTTGGGTTGACGAGGGGAGGAAGTACTACCAATCGCTGCAGCGACGGCGGGCAGTTGGGGTAGGATATAGCGTGAATGTGTAA